ATTTTGCAAACCTGTAACAAATTGGCAGACTGCAACTGGTTACCAAGATGATGTTGGTGGTTAGCTTGAAGTCCAAAATGGCTACCAAATGACAGGTCATTTGGATTAACTTCCTCCTATTGACACCATGATGGAAGAAAAGAGTAAGCATCTACTAGGTAACTTATGCGGTTATAGGTGATGTAAATCTATGAGAATCTGAAAGTAATTTTATAGAAGCATAAGAAGGATGAGATATTTAAGTAAATAGGAGACCATTAGATCAACGCCACCATGTGTCCTGATATGACTGCCAAGGTGTGAAGCAGTTGAGGCAGCTTGAAACACATTACTCTGACCCCCATCTGATGATGCCCTCAAAGAGTCCTGCCCAGATAGTGTAGATCCGGTCACAATCTAACAAACAAGATTAAAAACTAAAAGATGAATTATCTTAAACTACTCAAGTACCTTTTGATTACTTGGACTAGATATCATCTCTGTATTAgagtcttctttccttttctttggtGGACGCCTCTGCGCTTTGCTGGCAAGGAGTTAGGAATTTTGTTACCCTCAACAATGCCCAGCTGGGATGCCAAATGATTTTCATCACTTGCATTTGACCTAGTTTCAAATGGGAGAAGCCTACGTTGCAAGTCTCGGCACATGTTATCATCTAGAAGAGACTTTTCCACTTCCCTTAATAGCTTTAATGCAAGGTGGTACTTCTCTTCAGATATCATACCAACTTCAACAAGTTGAAGGCAACGCATGGATAGATAATCATACCGCTCCATTCGATTATTACTTGCAACATCTTTTGAGTAACGATCCAAAGCAAACAGCTGCTTCAAGTCCTTTGTCCAGCGTTGGAGAATGTACTGAGCTGGAATTTCATACACTTGTTGCAACTTAAGCACAGATAATGCATGTCTGCATAGTATCCCTCTAAACTGAAAAGAGCCACAAATACATTCAATGTCAAACTCATCTACATTATACAGAACTTCGTAATTCCTATCTTGTGCCTTTTCACCACCTTCCATGAAAGCACATTCTTTGACTTCGAAGGTAGAGATAGGACCATCAACCTTCACAAGCGAAACCTGACAATAAACAATGGCCTTCAACTCATCCTGAAATTTTTTGAACATGTTAAGCGTATATATTTTGGACAGATGCTCTTCCATATGTAATTTTGTTACAAAGACTCGGCCCTCATGAAATGATTCCAAATCTGCCCGGGCTTCCATTTCATATTTAGTTTGTAAAACCATCTCATAATTACTTAAAAAACACTTTAAAGAAGTTCCTGGATATACACACCCTTCAAAAAAGGTAGTTATACTTTCCTTGTGTCTTGCAATGGACATCCCGGCCCAGAATGTGTTTTTTAGGAAAACTGGAGCCCATAATTGACGATTTTCATATAAGATATTAAGCCATTCACTACCTTCGAGGCCATATCTCTTCATCAGATCCCTCCAGCCTTCTTCAAATTCATTAACTCTCAACGAATCATATACTACTTTTTTCAATTCCTTCTTGAGTATTTTGTATTCTTCAAATCCGCTCAAGTTCTGTTGAACATTTTTCATTATATGCCATAAGCATATACGGTGACAGGCTTCTGGAAAAACATCAGCAACTGCACCTTGAATTGCCCTACATTCATCGATAATTATGGCATTTGGAGGGCATCCTCGCATGCATGTTAACCATGCCTTAAATAACCATAAGTAATTTTCAGTGGATTCATCTGAAACCAAACCACATCCCAACAACACTAACTGACCATGATGGTTCACTCCGACAAATAAAGCAAGAGgaatatcatatttattttttaagcaGGTTGTATCAAAATAAACAACATCACTGAAATATTGATATGCTGCTCTAGACCTAGAATCAGCCCAAAACACATTCCTCATATGACCTTCCACATCCAAATCCAGCAAGTAAAAGAAATTTGGGTTCTTAGTCTGCATCCGTGCAAAAAACTGGAGGATGGCTTCGTCATCACCCTCTCCAAGCTTCAACCTTCCTCCTTCAATGGAGTTTACACATTCCTTATCACCAAATAGCAAGTCTTCATGTCCAGCCGCTCGCACAGCAAGATCCTTAGTCATTCCACTAGACATCTTTTTATAGCATCTCAAAAAACGGGCAGTTGACGGACTAACTGCATGATTGTGTTCAAGAT
Above is a genomic segment from Elaeis guineensis isolate ETL-2024a chromosome 1, EG11, whole genome shotgun sequence containing:
- the LOC105035093 gene encoding LOW QUALITY PROTEIN: protein FAR1-RELATED SEQUENCE 6 (The sequence of the model RefSeq protein was modified relative to this genomic sequence to represent the inferred CDS: inserted 1 base in 1 codon; deleted 2 bases in 1 codon), translated to MIHSKSFSQGNSNHSLMESRYNQEKEILLMNGDAYLDKNCNEDEVNDRTTTEEDETSQNLLADSINQEPMDEGKTAVAPENDDDDGGKMDKAELEEGHKVTGLDDRTPQLGMVFKSYEEVVNFYKRYALHVGFGVAVKKSSFTTYGLCRRLVLVCXQGGKGRANACYQSRPTAKTNCQAMIIVKLWGDGLLHLVEANLEHNHAVSPSTARFLRCYKKMSSGMTKDLAVRAAGHEDLLFGDKECVNSIEGGRLKLGEGDDEAILQFFARMQTKNPNFFYLLDLDVEGHMRNVFWADSRSRAAYQYFSDVVYFDTTCLKNKYDIPLALFVGVNHHGQLVLLGCGLVSDESTENYLWLFKAWLTCMRGCPPNAIIIDECRAIQGAVADVFPEACHRICLWHIMKNVQQNLSGFEEYKILKKELKKVVYDSLRVNEFEEGWRDLMKRYGLEGSEWLNILYENRQLWAPVFLKNTFWAGMSIARHKESITTFFEGCVYPGTSLKCFLSNYEMVLQTKYEMEARADLESFHEGRVFVTKLHMEEHLSKIYTLNMFKKFQDELKAIVYCQVSLVKVDGPISTFEVKECAFMEGGEKAQDRNYEVLYNVDEFDIECICGSFQFRGILCRHALSVLKLQQVYEIPAQYILQRWTKDLKQLFALDRYSKDVASNNRMERYDYLSMRCLQLVEVGMISEEKYHLALKLLREVEKSLLDDNMCRDLQRRLLPFETRSNASDENHLASQLGIVEGNKIPNSLPAKRRGPPKKRKEDSNTEMISSPSNQKDSLRASSDGGQSNVFQAASTASHLGSHIRTHGGVDLMEEVNPNDLSFGSHFGLQANHQHHLGNQLQSANLLQGQFGQQTVGIHQGCSGYINKCYRKIMLLLAEGLGKIGVIKVSTLGTSMAPGLWLHGCLATKGESAEQKKQRNAESGSERPGNLEILGTLGFFFSQFLVLEDHQPC